Proteins from one Falco naumanni isolate bFalNau1 chromosome 2, bFalNau1.pat, whole genome shotgun sequence genomic window:
- the HHLA2 gene encoding HERV-H LTR-associating protein 2 isoform X1: MKGQKIPSLLLSLFHIGTTLWDFTEQETVMGVFSKDCILPCPFPPGDDKVIYWKKGDKNVHSYYYQKDQLERQDLDYRHRTQLFHENIPSGNASLKLSNLTLTDEGLYNCYVGTQQTKTEVEVMLHVRVSSYYALEYQKTDKGRMLKCYAFHTYPAPHISWVQGNTSIQETDQEETRDGVLYSLRSDQNIINTADPYYCRIHLPNEEWAAEWKMQDPLSHVEGSSATIPCEYSDNIANTEGFSVVWTLNRNAVISVLASFNGTSHSYQPRVQINQNNFSLVLYDLTVDDSGEYLCNISTPHYIKLTVRTLEVGKLLLFPFWRMGTSEGNTEPKAQSETCKILRKIILCT, from the exons ATGAAGGGACAGAAAATACcatctcttctcctctctttaTTTCACATAGGTACTACACTTTGGG ATTTCACAGAACAGGAAACAGTAATGGGGGTATTTTCCAAGGATTGCATCCTCCCTTGTCCTTTCCCACCTGGGGATGACAAAGTAATTTACTGGAAGAAAGGGGACAAAAATGTACACAGCTACTACTATCAGAAGGACCAGCTGGAAAGACAAGACCTGGATTACAGACACAGAACACAGCTTTTTCATGAGAACATTCCTAGTGGAAACGCATCTTTGAAACTTAGTAACCTGACCTTGACTGATGAGGGCCTTTATAATTGCTATGTGGGAACACAGCAAACTAAAACAGAAGTGGAAGTCATGCTGCATGTAAGAG TTTCCTCTTATTATGCACTGGAATACCAGAAGACAGACAAAGGAAGGATGCTGAAGTGCTATGCCTTTCACACTTACCCAGCACCACATATATCTTGGGTGCAAGGCAATACATCCATCCAAGAAACAGATCAGGAGGAAACCAGGGATGGAGTTCTCTATTCACTTAGAAGTGACCAGAACATTATAAACACAGCTGATCCTTACTACTGCCGTATTCATCTCCCTAATGAAGAGTGGGCTGCTGAATGGAAGATGCAAG ACCCACTGTCTCATGTGGAAGGAAGCAGCGCTACAATTCCTTGTGAATACAGCGATAACATTGCAAACACTGAAGGTTTCAGTGTTGTCTGgacattaaacagaaatgctgtgatttcagtCCTGGCCTCCTTCAACGGTACATCTCACTCTTACCAGCCTCGAGTCCAGATTAACCAAAATAACTTTTCACTGGTGTTGTATGATCTTACTGTAGACGACAGTGGAGAATATTTGTGTAATATTTCAACACCTCACTATATAAAACTTACTGTAAGAACTTTGGAAGTTGGTAAGTTGCTACTCTTTCCATTTTGGAGGATGGGGACCAGTGAGGGGAATACAGAGCCAAAGGCTCAATCAGAAACCTGTAAAAtattgagaaaaataatcttgtgtACTTAG
- the HHLA2 gene encoding HERV-H LTR-associating protein 2 isoform X4, protein MGVFSKDCILPCPFPPGDDKVIYWKKGDKNVHSYYYQKDQLERQDLDYRHRTQLFHENIPSGNASLKLSNLTLTDEGLYNCYVGTQQTKTEVEVMLHVRVSSYYALEYQKTDKGRMLKCYAFHTYPAPHISWVQGNTSIQETDQEETRDGVLYSLRSDQNIINTADPYYCRIHLPNEEWAAEWKMQDPLSHVEGSSATIPCEYSDNIANTEGFSVVWTLNRNAVISVLASFNGTSHSYQPRVQINQNNFSLVLYDLTVDDSGEYLCNISTPHYIKLTVRTLEVGKLLLFPFWRMGTSEGNTEPKAQSETCKILRKIILCT, encoded by the exons ATGGGGGTATTTTCCAAGGATTGCATCCTCCCTTGTCCTTTCCCACCTGGGGATGACAAAGTAATTTACTGGAAGAAAGGGGACAAAAATGTACACAGCTACTACTATCAGAAGGACCAGCTGGAAAGACAAGACCTGGATTACAGACACAGAACACAGCTTTTTCATGAGAACATTCCTAGTGGAAACGCATCTTTGAAACTTAGTAACCTGACCTTGACTGATGAGGGCCTTTATAATTGCTATGTGGGAACACAGCAAACTAAAACAGAAGTGGAAGTCATGCTGCATGTAAGAG TTTCCTCTTATTATGCACTGGAATACCAGAAGACAGACAAAGGAAGGATGCTGAAGTGCTATGCCTTTCACACTTACCCAGCACCACATATATCTTGGGTGCAAGGCAATACATCCATCCAAGAAACAGATCAGGAGGAAACCAGGGATGGAGTTCTCTATTCACTTAGAAGTGACCAGAACATTATAAACACAGCTGATCCTTACTACTGCCGTATTCATCTCCCTAATGAAGAGTGGGCTGCTGAATGGAAGATGCAAG ACCCACTGTCTCATGTGGAAGGAAGCAGCGCTACAATTCCTTGTGAATACAGCGATAACATTGCAAACACTGAAGGTTTCAGTGTTGTCTGgacattaaacagaaatgctgtgatttcagtCCTGGCCTCCTTCAACGGTACATCTCACTCTTACCAGCCTCGAGTCCAGATTAACCAAAATAACTTTTCACTGGTGTTGTATGATCTTACTGTAGACGACAGTGGAGAATATTTGTGTAATATTTCAACACCTCACTATATAAAACTTACTGTAAGAACTTTGGAAGTTGGTAAGTTGCTACTCTTTCCATTTTGGAGGATGGGGACCAGTGAGGGGAATACAGAGCCAAAGGCTCAATCAGAAACCTGTAAAAtattgagaaaaataatcttgtgtACTTAG
- the HHLA2 gene encoding HERV-H LTR-associating protein 2 isoform X5, with translation MKGQKIPSLLLSLFHIGTTLWDFTEQETVMGVFSKDCILPCPFPPGDDKVIYWKKGDKNVHSYYYQKDQLERQDLDYRHRTQLFHENIPSGNASLKLSNLTLTDEGLYNCYVGTQQTKTEVEVMLHVRVSSYYALEYQKTDKGRMLKCYAFHTYPAPHISWVQGNTSIQETDQEETRDGVLYSLRSDQNIINTADPYYCRIHLPNEEWAAEWKMQDPLSHVEGSSATIPCEYSDNIANTEGFSVVWTLNRNAVISVLASFNGNSGNRIVALGVIPAVVLVAGVCFCIWCKKRRRR, from the exons ATGAAGGGACAGAAAATACcatctcttctcctctctttaTTTCACATAGGTACTACACTTTGGG ATTTCACAGAACAGGAAACAGTAATGGGGGTATTTTCCAAGGATTGCATCCTCCCTTGTCCTTTCCCACCTGGGGATGACAAAGTAATTTACTGGAAGAAAGGGGACAAAAATGTACACAGCTACTACTATCAGAAGGACCAGCTGGAAAGACAAGACCTGGATTACAGACACAGAACACAGCTTTTTCATGAGAACATTCCTAGTGGAAACGCATCTTTGAAACTTAGTAACCTGACCTTGACTGATGAGGGCCTTTATAATTGCTATGTGGGAACACAGCAAACTAAAACAGAAGTGGAAGTCATGCTGCATGTAAGAG TTTCCTCTTATTATGCACTGGAATACCAGAAGACAGACAAAGGAAGGATGCTGAAGTGCTATGCCTTTCACACTTACCCAGCACCACATATATCTTGGGTGCAAGGCAATACATCCATCCAAGAAACAGATCAGGAGGAAACCAGGGATGGAGTTCTCTATTCACTTAGAAGTGACCAGAACATTATAAACACAGCTGATCCTTACTACTGCCGTATTCATCTCCCTAATGAAGAGTGGGCTGCTGAATGGAAGATGCAAG ACCCACTGTCTCATGTGGAAGGAAGCAGCGCTACAATTCCTTGTGAATACAGCGATAACATTGCAAACACTGAAGGTTTCAGTGTTGTCTGgacattaaacagaaatgctgtgatttcagtCCTGGCCTCCTTCAACG gaaattcagGTAACAGGATAGTTGCGCTAGGAGTGATCCCTGcagtggtgctggtggcaggagtCTGTTTCTGCATCTGGTGCAAG AAACGCAGAAGAAGATGA
- the HHLA2 gene encoding HERV-H LTR-associating protein 2 isoform X6: MKGQKIPSLLLSLFHIGTTLWDFTEQETVMGVFSKDCILPCPFPPGDDKVIYWKKGDKNVHSYYYQKDQLERQDLDYRHRTQLFHENIPSGNASLKLSNLTLTDEGLYNCYVGTQQTKTEVEVMLHVRVSSYYALEYQKTDKGRMLKCYAFHTYPAPHISWVQGNTSIQETDQEETRDGVLYSLRSDQNIINTADPYYCRIHLPNEEWAAEWKMQGNSGNRIVALGVIPAVVLVAGVCFCIWCKKRRRR; this comes from the exons ATGAAGGGACAGAAAATACcatctcttctcctctctttaTTTCACATAGGTACTACACTTTGGG ATTTCACAGAACAGGAAACAGTAATGGGGGTATTTTCCAAGGATTGCATCCTCCCTTGTCCTTTCCCACCTGGGGATGACAAAGTAATTTACTGGAAGAAAGGGGACAAAAATGTACACAGCTACTACTATCAGAAGGACCAGCTGGAAAGACAAGACCTGGATTACAGACACAGAACACAGCTTTTTCATGAGAACATTCCTAGTGGAAACGCATCTTTGAAACTTAGTAACCTGACCTTGACTGATGAGGGCCTTTATAATTGCTATGTGGGAACACAGCAAACTAAAACAGAAGTGGAAGTCATGCTGCATGTAAGAG TTTCCTCTTATTATGCACTGGAATACCAGAAGACAGACAAAGGAAGGATGCTGAAGTGCTATGCCTTTCACACTTACCCAGCACCACATATATCTTGGGTGCAAGGCAATACATCCATCCAAGAAACAGATCAGGAGGAAACCAGGGATGGAGTTCTCTATTCACTTAGAAGTGACCAGAACATTATAAACACAGCTGATCCTTACTACTGCCGTATTCATCTCCCTAATGAAGAGTGGGCTGCTGAATGGAAGATGCAAG gaaattcagGTAACAGGATAGTTGCGCTAGGAGTGATCCCTGcagtggtgctggtggcaggagtCTGTTTCTGCATCTGGTGCAAG AAACGCAGAAGAAGATGA
- the HHLA2 gene encoding HERV-H LTR-associating protein 2 isoform X3, which yields MKGQKIPSLLLSLFHIGTTLWDFTEQETVMGVFSKDCILPCPFPPGDDKVIYWKKGDKNVHSYYYQKDQLERQDLDYRHRTQLFHENIPSGNASLKLSNLTLTDEGLYNCYVGTQQTKTEVEVMLHVRVSSYYALEYQKTDKGRMLKCYAFHTYPAPHISWVQGNTSIQETDQEETRDGVLYSLRSDQNIINTADPYYCRIHLPNEEWAAEWKMQDPLSHVEGSSATIPCEYSDNIANTEGFSVVWTLNRNAVISVLASFNGTSHSYQPRVQINQNNFSLVLYDLTVDDSGEYLCNISTPHYIKLTVRTLEVGNSGNRIVALGVIPAVVLVAGVCFCIWCKD from the exons ATGAAGGGACAGAAAATACcatctcttctcctctctttaTTTCACATAGGTACTACACTTTGGG ATTTCACAGAACAGGAAACAGTAATGGGGGTATTTTCCAAGGATTGCATCCTCCCTTGTCCTTTCCCACCTGGGGATGACAAAGTAATTTACTGGAAGAAAGGGGACAAAAATGTACACAGCTACTACTATCAGAAGGACCAGCTGGAAAGACAAGACCTGGATTACAGACACAGAACACAGCTTTTTCATGAGAACATTCCTAGTGGAAACGCATCTTTGAAACTTAGTAACCTGACCTTGACTGATGAGGGCCTTTATAATTGCTATGTGGGAACACAGCAAACTAAAACAGAAGTGGAAGTCATGCTGCATGTAAGAG TTTCCTCTTATTATGCACTGGAATACCAGAAGACAGACAAAGGAAGGATGCTGAAGTGCTATGCCTTTCACACTTACCCAGCACCACATATATCTTGGGTGCAAGGCAATACATCCATCCAAGAAACAGATCAGGAGGAAACCAGGGATGGAGTTCTCTATTCACTTAGAAGTGACCAGAACATTATAAACACAGCTGATCCTTACTACTGCCGTATTCATCTCCCTAATGAAGAGTGGGCTGCTGAATGGAAGATGCAAG ACCCACTGTCTCATGTGGAAGGAAGCAGCGCTACAATTCCTTGTGAATACAGCGATAACATTGCAAACACTGAAGGTTTCAGTGTTGTCTGgacattaaacagaaatgctgtgatttcagtCCTGGCCTCCTTCAACGGTACATCTCACTCTTACCAGCCTCGAGTCCAGATTAACCAAAATAACTTTTCACTGGTGTTGTATGATCTTACTGTAGACGACAGTGGAGAATATTTGTGTAATATTTCAACACCTCACTATATAAAACTTACTGTAAGAACTTTGGAAGTTG gaaattcagGTAACAGGATAGTTGCGCTAGGAGTGATCCCTGcagtggtgctggtggcaggagtCTGTTTCTGCATCTGGTGCAAG GATTAA
- the HHLA2 gene encoding HERV-H LTR-associating protein 2 isoform X2 gives MKGQKIPSLLLSLFHIGTTLWDFTEQETVMGVFSKDCILPCPFPPGDDKVIYWKKGDKNVHSYYYQKDQLERQDLDYRHRTQLFHENIPSGNASLKLSNLTLTDEGLYNCYVGTQQTKTEVEVMLHVRVSSYYALEYQKTDKGRMLKCYAFHTYPAPHISWVQGNTSIQETDQEETRDGVLYSLRSDQNIINTADPYYCRIHLPNEEWAAEWKMQDPLSHVEGSSATIPCEYSDNIANTEGFSVVWTLNRNAVISVLASFNGTSHSYQPRVQINQNNFSLVLYDLTVDDSGEYLCNISTPHYIKLTVRTLEVGNSGNRIVALGVIPAVVLVAGVCFCIWCKKRRRR, from the exons ATGAAGGGACAGAAAATACcatctcttctcctctctttaTTTCACATAGGTACTACACTTTGGG ATTTCACAGAACAGGAAACAGTAATGGGGGTATTTTCCAAGGATTGCATCCTCCCTTGTCCTTTCCCACCTGGGGATGACAAAGTAATTTACTGGAAGAAAGGGGACAAAAATGTACACAGCTACTACTATCAGAAGGACCAGCTGGAAAGACAAGACCTGGATTACAGACACAGAACACAGCTTTTTCATGAGAACATTCCTAGTGGAAACGCATCTTTGAAACTTAGTAACCTGACCTTGACTGATGAGGGCCTTTATAATTGCTATGTGGGAACACAGCAAACTAAAACAGAAGTGGAAGTCATGCTGCATGTAAGAG TTTCCTCTTATTATGCACTGGAATACCAGAAGACAGACAAAGGAAGGATGCTGAAGTGCTATGCCTTTCACACTTACCCAGCACCACATATATCTTGGGTGCAAGGCAATACATCCATCCAAGAAACAGATCAGGAGGAAACCAGGGATGGAGTTCTCTATTCACTTAGAAGTGACCAGAACATTATAAACACAGCTGATCCTTACTACTGCCGTATTCATCTCCCTAATGAAGAGTGGGCTGCTGAATGGAAGATGCAAG ACCCACTGTCTCATGTGGAAGGAAGCAGCGCTACAATTCCTTGTGAATACAGCGATAACATTGCAAACACTGAAGGTTTCAGTGTTGTCTGgacattaaacagaaatgctgtgatttcagtCCTGGCCTCCTTCAACGGTACATCTCACTCTTACCAGCCTCGAGTCCAGATTAACCAAAATAACTTTTCACTGGTGTTGTATGATCTTACTGTAGACGACAGTGGAGAATATTTGTGTAATATTTCAACACCTCACTATATAAAACTTACTGTAAGAACTTTGGAAGTTG gaaattcagGTAACAGGATAGTTGCGCTAGGAGTGATCCCTGcagtggtgctggtggcaggagtCTGTTTCTGCATCTGGTGCAAG AAACGCAGAAGAAGATGA